Proteins found in one Deltaproteobacteria bacterium genomic segment:
- a CDS encoding tetratricopeptide repeat protein has translation MTRPTILRVFLLLAACACAGSSPGVDITKPVTGAEASNAAKAYEKGVQEKKDQNPLEATRYFEYVRNNFPYSQYASLAQLAIADMAFERDDWTTAATLYQDFVKSHPSHPKADYAAFRAGAAYFNDRPSEVFLLPPSHEKDLASVRQALEALNRFVVNYPKSEFLPKARAMIGDCREMLAKHERYVAEFYWKREQWRGAAGRYMTLADSYGDLQGGKMHADSLWRAAQAYRNAKAPGDERKTLQRLVQEAPRDPRRAQAEALLRQLPAGAPVTPPGEQKSIPEASEPRPITPAETPSSRGARPQAAPSPGVPPGAQEVPEPIAPPEGAKPAAPTNRPAPNPAPPANPQK, from the coding sequence ATGACGAGACCGACGATCCTTAGAGTGTTCCTTCTCCTGGCGGCGTGCGCCTGCGCCGGAAGCAGCCCCGGCGTCGACATCACCAAGCCCGTTACCGGTGCCGAGGCGAGCAACGCCGCCAAGGCGTACGAGAAGGGCGTGCAGGAAAAGAAGGATCAGAATCCCCTGGAGGCAACCCGCTACTTCGAGTACGTGCGCAACAACTTCCCGTATTCGCAGTATGCGTCCCTCGCGCAGCTCGCCATCGCCGACATGGCCTTCGAACGCGACGACTGGACGACGGCGGCCACGCTCTACCAGGACTTCGTCAAGAGCCATCCCTCTCATCCGAAGGCCGATTACGCGGCGTTCCGCGCCGGCGCCGCCTATTTCAACGACCGCCCCTCGGAGGTTTTCCTGCTGCCGCCCAGCCACGAGAAGGACCTGGCGTCCGTGAGGCAGGCGCTGGAGGCGCTGAACCGCTTCGTAGTCAACTATCCGAAGAGCGAATTCCTACCCAAGGCGCGGGCGATGATCGGCGACTGCCGCGAGATGCTCGCGAAGCACGAGCGCTACGTCGCCGAGTTCTACTGGAAACGGGAGCAGTGGCGGGGAGCGGCGGGCAGGTACATGACGCTCGCCGATTCCTACGGCGACCTCCAGGGCGGGAAGATGCACGCGGACTCGCTCTGGCGCGCCGCGCAGGCGTACCGCAACGCGAAGGCCCCCGGCGACGAGCGCAAGACGCTGCAGCGCCTGGTCCAGGAGGCGCCACGGGATCCGCGCAGGGCGCAGGCGGAAGCGCTGCTCCGGCAGCTGCCTGCCGGCGCTCCGGTGACGCCTCCAGGAGAGCAGAAGTCGATTCCGGAGGCCTCCGAACCGCGACCCATCACCCCCGCGGAGACGCCCTCCTCGCGCGGTGCGCGGCCGCAGGCGGCGCCGAGCCCGGGCGTTCCGCCGGGCGCACAAGAGGTCCCTGAGCCGATCGCACCGCCCGAAGGCGCCAAGCCCGCGGCTCCCACGAATCGGCCCGCGCCCAACCCGGCGCCGCCGGCCAATCCGCAGAAGTAG